The Streptomyces sp. NBC_01197 genome window below encodes:
- a CDS encoding nuclear transport factor 2 family protein: MTAQLTDPAVAAFVDALNTGDRDAFFAALTPDATMSDDGTDRELSLWTEKEIFTSNGRMDVESASSDGRTLTAVYTNSTWGSMRTRWTFTVTGGKISRFETGQA, from the coding sequence ATGACCGCCCAGCTCACCGATCCCGCCGTGGCCGCGTTCGTCGACGCCCTCAACACCGGCGACCGCGACGCCTTCTTCGCCGCCCTCACCCCGGACGCCACCATGTCCGACGACGGCACCGACCGCGAACTGTCCTTGTGGACGGAGAAGGAGATCTTCACCTCGAACGGCCGCATGGACGTCGAGAGCGCCTCCTCCGACGGACGCACCCTCACCGCCGTCTACACCAACTCCACCTGGGGCAGCATGCGCACGCGATGGACCTTCACCGTCACCGGCGGCAAGATCAGCCGCTTCGAGACCGGCCAAGCCTGA
- a CDS encoding SDR family oxidoreductase produces MVNTPDKTLNGKVAFVGGASRNLGGLISTTLGAEGALVAVHYNSDSSRAKAEDVVAQINKGPGEAFAVQADLTQVSEVERVFDEVVNRFGRLDYSINTAGMVLKKPLTEITEEEYDRMFAVNSKAAFFVMREAARRIEDGGKIITIVTSLLAAYTGLYSSYAGSKAPVEHFTRALSKELFGRNISVNTIAPGPMDTPFFYPAEDDDSVAYHKSSAMNGDLTKIENIVPWIRHLLTDGWWANGQTLFLNGGYTTR; encoded by the coding sequence ATGGTCAACACCCCGGACAAGACGCTCAACGGCAAGGTCGCCTTCGTCGGCGGCGCATCCCGCAACCTCGGCGGGCTGATCAGCACCACGCTGGGCGCGGAGGGCGCTCTGGTCGCGGTGCACTACAACAGCGACTCCTCTCGGGCCAAAGCCGAGGATGTCGTCGCGCAGATCAACAAGGGGCCGGGCGAGGCGTTCGCAGTCCAGGCCGACCTGACCCAGGTCTCCGAGGTCGAGCGGGTCTTCGATGAGGTCGTGAACCGGTTCGGCCGGCTCGACTACAGCATCAACACCGCCGGCATGGTCCTGAAGAAGCCGCTCACCGAGATCACGGAGGAGGAGTACGACCGCATGTTCGCGGTCAACTCCAAGGCCGCGTTCTTCGTGATGCGAGAGGCCGCCCGCCGGATCGAGGACGGCGGGAAAATCATCACGATCGTCACCTCACTGCTGGCCGCCTACACAGGCCTGTACTCGTCGTACGCGGGCAGCAAGGCCCCGGTCGAGCACTTCACCCGGGCCCTGTCGAAGGAGCTGTTCGGCCGGAACATCTCGGTCAACACCATCGCCCCGGGACCGATGGACACCCCCTTCTTCTACCCGGCGGAGGATGACGACTCCGTCGCTTACCACAAGTCGTCCGCGATGAACGGCGACCTCACCAAGATCGAGAACATCGTGCCGTGGATCCGGCACCTGCTAACCGACGGCTGGTGGGCCAATGGCCAGACCCTCTTCCTCAACGGCGGCTACACCACCCGCTGA
- a CDS encoding AraC family transcriptional regulator, with protein sequence MSVSHIKPHLRCLSTSGADLGHAVAERAIEPAAGVSDVAPLPVGPPVHVLVVYTGRSANLRWSADGAARRERFHTGEALVNPAGWASRPRWQDEVELLLLGIDPVWLEKLAAEGGARGPVELVPRFHFTDPLLKMLVERLVAEYAGPGPVDALYAQSLVQAAAAVVLRVAGEGGTAPVRAGGLSPRRLAEVVDFIHANLSQKVTLAELAAVAGVSESHFARVFKVSTGQSPHQYVMQRRLEHARRELTRSSRPIAEIAAEAGFADQSHLTRMMRRHEGTTPQVLRDGNDGL encoded by the coding sequence GTGAGCGTTTCGCATATCAAGCCCCATCTGCGATGTCTGTCCACCAGTGGCGCCGATCTCGGCCACGCGGTGGCGGAGCGGGCGATAGAGCCCGCTGCAGGGGTCTCGGACGTCGCACCGTTGCCGGTGGGCCCGCCGGTGCACGTACTCGTGGTCTATACCGGCCGGTCGGCTAATCTGCGCTGGTCGGCAGACGGGGCGGCTCGCCGGGAGCGGTTCCATACCGGAGAGGCGCTGGTCAATCCGGCTGGGTGGGCGTCGCGGCCTCGATGGCAGGACGAGGTTGAGCTGCTGCTGCTAGGGATCGATCCGGTGTGGCTGGAGAAGCTGGCAGCCGAAGGCGGGGCCAGAGGTCCGGTCGAGCTCGTCCCGCGGTTCCATTTCACCGATCCGCTGCTGAAGATGCTGGTGGAGCGGCTGGTGGCGGAGTATGCAGGCCCCGGCCCGGTGGACGCGCTGTATGCACAGTCGCTGGTCCAGGCCGCCGCGGCAGTGGTGCTGCGCGTCGCAGGTGAAGGCGGTACAGCGCCGGTCCGTGCGGGTGGGCTGTCACCGCGCCGTCTGGCCGAGGTCGTGGACTTCATCCACGCCAACCTCTCCCAGAAGGTCACATTGGCGGAACTGGCAGCCGTGGCGGGTGTGAGCGAGTCCCACTTCGCGCGGGTCTTCAAGGTGTCGACCGGACAGTCCCCCCACCAGTACGTGATGCAGCGACGCCTGGAGCACGCGCGGCGTGAGCTGACACGGTCCAGCAGGCCGATCGCAGAAATCGCGGCGGAGGCGGGATTCGCCGATCAGAGCCACCTGACGCGGATGATGCGGCGCCATGAGGGCACCACCCCGCAGGTGCTGCGGGACGGCAACGACGGGCTCTGA
- a CDS encoding IclR family transcriptional regulator produces the protein MKNKPAYAIESVDHALHLASLLQQEGPLRVTDAAERLGVSASTAHRLLAMLVYRDFAEQGPDRLYRAGKALHPSAVSEAPVALLRQTALPHMHQLVDRVQESTNLMVMAGPEVRFIATVECEQILRVGDRAGRSLPAHLASGGKAILATFPADELTALYDSVDGVDLPKLRRELGLVRKRGFAINDQLTETGLTALGVVVRDPSGTPAALSLALPTARFDREQLPTWIGALSVAMAAIERDLTMI, from the coding sequence ATGAAGAACAAACCCGCCTACGCCATCGAGTCGGTCGACCACGCTCTGCATCTGGCGTCCCTGCTCCAGCAGGAGGGGCCGCTGCGAGTGACGGACGCGGCCGAACGCCTGGGGGTCTCGGCGTCCACAGCGCACCGCCTGCTGGCGATGCTGGTCTACCGGGACTTCGCGGAGCAGGGACCGGACCGGCTCTACCGAGCGGGAAAGGCGCTGCACCCCAGCGCGGTGTCGGAGGCTCCAGTCGCCCTCCTGCGGCAGACGGCCCTGCCCCATATGCACCAACTGGTGGATCGGGTGCAGGAGTCGACAAACCTGATGGTGATGGCCGGACCCGAGGTCCGTTTCATCGCCACGGTCGAATGCGAACAAATCCTGAGAGTCGGGGACCGGGCCGGCCGCTCCCTGCCTGCTCACCTCGCATCGGGCGGCAAGGCGATCCTGGCGACGTTTCCCGCCGATGAGCTGACTGCGTTGTATGACAGTGTCGACGGCGTTGACCTGCCCAAGCTTCGCCGCGAGCTCGGCTTGGTCCGCAAGCGCGGATTCGCGATCAACGACCAGCTCACCGAGACCGGACTCACCGCGCTCGGAGTGGTCGTTCGCGATCCGTCGGGCACCCCGGCAGCACTTTCCCTCGCTCTGCCGACCGCGAGGTTCGACCGTGAGCAGTTGCCCACCTGGATCGGCGCCCTGTCGGTAGCCATGGCGGCGATCGAACGCGACCTCACCATGATCTGA